AACAACATTTGCGGGCTATCCTCGGTTTACCTCTTGGTTCCACCAACATCACCAAACCAAGTGTAATGGTCAACCTGCTCGGAGAAAAAGGATTCAACGGACATGCAGTGTATGAAGGCTTAAAGGAAGCTCTCTCGATTGAAGGCGTGCATCTTCATTTGTATGGAAAAAAGATTACAAAACCATTTCGCAAAATGGGACATGTAACTGTTACCGCGGATACACTGGAAGAAGCAAAATCAAAAGCGAAAAAAGTCAAAGACCTGATTCGCGTTATTGCCTGATGAATTCAATCAACATTTAATACAACCATTGACAAACAACCTCAACGCCATGCCAAAATCTATTCTTGTCGGAATTATCATGGGCAGTCAGTCTGATCTGCAAATCATGAATGAAGCAGCTCAGATTTTATCCAAATTAAACATAGGTTATGAAATATCCATCGTTTCCGCTCACCGTACACCGGAGAGAATGTTTGATTACGCGAAAGAAGCGGCTGGCAGAGGTCTGAAAGTTATCATCGCCGGAGCCGGTGGCGCCGCGCATTTACCGGGAATGGTAGCATCGCTTACTCCCCTTCCCGTCATTGGTGTTCCTATTCGTTCCAGCAATTCTATTGATGGTTGGGATTCTGTTCTTTCCATTCTCCAAATGCCCAATGGTGTTCCCGTCGCGACTGTCGCTCTCAACGCAGCACAAAATGCAGGAATTCTCGCCGCACAAATTATCGGATCTTCAAATGCCGAAGTACTCGAGAGAGTTTCAAAATTCAAAGAAGAATTGAAAGAAAAAGTCATCAAAAGCAACAACGAAATTTCTCCTTCCTGATCAATAGTTTTTTTTTCATCACATATTATCCATCCTGAAAGTTCCACCTCTTGAGGGGTTATTCCTGAATCAAATGCATTTTATTTTCGTCGGCACAATCAGTCGACACAATGCATTTGAAATATATTTGCGGATTTATTCTCTACTACAGCCTTGCATCAGGCTCCTCCTCCGTTCCGATGAATGCTCACCAGGCGGGACTGGCAGGGC
Above is a window of Bacteroidota bacterium DNA encoding:
- the purE gene encoding 5-(carboxyamino)imidazole ribonucleotide mutase encodes the protein MPKSILVGIIMGSQSDLQIMNEAAQILSKLNIGYEISIVSAHRTPERMFDYAKEAAGRGLKVIIAGAGGAAHLPGMVASLTPLPVIGVPIRSSNSIDGWDSVLSILQMPNGVPVATVALNAAQNAGILAAQIIGSSNAEVLERVSKFKEELKEKVIKSNNEISPS